In Mus musculus strain C57BL/6J chromosome 9, GRCm38.p6 C57BL/6J, one genomic interval encodes:
- the Tmem42 gene encoding transmembrane protein 42 isoform 2 (isoform 2 is encoded by transcript variant 2) has protein sequence MAAGPQSSGAAVSAAAYPDSPVELPARLQKGAMRRRFWGVFNCLCAGAFGALAAAAAKLAFGSQVNIGLCVLGIVAMASANSLMWTFFSRGLSFSMSSAIASVTVTFSNILCSVVRDAYESTAKEGNVG, from the exons ATGGCGGCCGGTCCGCAGTCCTCGGGTGCCGCCGTGTCTGCGGCCGCTTACCCTGACTCACCCGTGGAGTTACCCGCTCGCCTACAGAAAGGCGCGATGCGGCGCCGCTTCTGGGGCGTGTTCAACTGTCTGTGCGCCGGGGCGTTCGGGGCtctggccgccgccgccgccaagCTGGCCTTCGGGAGCCAG GTCAATATTGGCTTATGTGTCTTAGGCATCGTTGCCATGGCAAGCGCCAATTCTCTGATGTGGACCTTCTTTAGCCggggcctcagtttctctatgTCTTCAGCCATTGCATCTGTCACAGTGACTTTCTCGAACATACTTTGCTCG GTGGTCCGTGATGCCTATGAATCCACAGCAAAAGAAGGGAACGTGGGCTAA
- the Tmem42 gene encoding transmembrane protein 42 isoform X1 — MAAGPQSSGAAVSAAAYPDSPVELPARLQKGAMRRRFWGVFNCLCAGAFGALAAAAAKLAFGSQVNIGLCVLGIVAMASANSLMWTFFSRGLSFSMSSAIASVTVTFSNILCSAILGYLLYGECQEILWWGGVFLILCGLTLIHRKFPPTWKESKEQ, encoded by the exons ATGGCGGCCGGTCCGCAGTCCTCGGGTGCCGCCGTGTCTGCGGCCGCTTACCCTGACTCACCCGTGGAGTTACCCGCTCGCCTACAGAAAGGCGCGATGCGGCGCCGCTTCTGGGGCGTGTTCAACTGTCTGTGCGCCGGGGCGTTCGGGGCtctggccgccgccgccgccaagCTGGCCTTCGGGAGCCAG GTCAATATTGGCTTATGTGTCTTAGGCATCGTTGCCATGGCAAGCGCCAATTCTCTGATGTGGACCTTCTTTAGCCggggcctcagtttctctatgTCTTCAGCCATTGCATCTGTCACAGTGACTTTCTCGAACATACTTTGCTCG GCCATCTTAGGCTACCTGCTGTATGGAGAGTGCCAGGAGATCTTATGGTGGGGAGGGGTGTTCCTCATCCTCTGTGGGCTCACCCTGATCCACAGGAAGTTTCCACCCACCTGGAAGGAGAGCAAGGAGCAGTGA